From Erigeron canadensis isolate Cc75 chromosome 8, C_canadensis_v1, whole genome shotgun sequence, one genomic window encodes:
- the LOC122579997 gene encoding uncharacterized protein LOC122579997, whose protein sequence is MLEPEIYSSRGCSPFRDDSGDEELSVLPRHTKVIVTGNNRTKSVLVGLQGVVKKAVGLGGWHWLVLKNGVEVKLQRNALSVLEPPTGLEEDYEFDISSSGSDVNDFPTVAEFSKLDKPRVRYTKPWGPSPSLKSTSRNACKEAQSKMNACYPKVNFSKLGINTLFRYYSTFNLGNIHTKLTKEHLVNAVHKHFASQKVGEMEAILEFINAAKRRKSGRNHRDLS, encoded by the exons ATGTTGGAACCGGAAATATATTCGTCTCGAGGCTGCTCTCCTTTTCGTGACGATAGTGGGGACGAAGAGCTTTCTGTTCTTCCTAGGCATACCAAAGTTATTGTGACTGGTAATAACAGAACAAAATCGGTTTTGGTGGGACTTCAAGGCGTCGTGAAGAAGGCTGTTGGTCTTGGTGGATGGCATTGGCTG GTTCTGAAAAATGGAGTTGAAGTGAAGCTGCAAAGGAATGCTTTGAGTGTACTTGAACCACCAACCGGTCTTGAAGAAGATTATGAGTTTGATATTTCTAGCAGTGGCTCTGATGTTAATGATTTTC CCACTGTTGCAGAATTTAGCAAACTGGACAAGCCTAGAGTTCGTTACACAAAACCGTGGGGTCCATCTCCATCACTGAAGTCTACTAGTCGTAATGCTTGTAAAGAAGCCCAATCCAAAATGAATGCGTGCTATCCT AAAGTGAACTTCTCGAAGCTAGGAATCAACACATTATTTCGATACTACAGTACTTTTAACCTT gGAAACATTCACACCAAGCTAACAAAGGAACACTTGGTTAATGCAGTTCACAAACATTTCGCTTCACAG AAAGTAGGCGAGATGGAAGCGATATTGGAGTTCATAAATGCAGCAAAGAGACGAAAATCAGGAAGAAACCATAGGGACCTAAGTTAG
- the LOC122611036 gene encoding glutathione S-transferase T2-like translates to MNRGKKPKEPTYSNLPKKRRNAPPLNNRDIMPPPPSQKNTAEDVYRPQRVEDFLNSMDPLFFDSVPSSVEDEEEEEEEEEDVEEEEVEAIPETQVSVKGKRECRNWGKDEEACLAKAWLNVSEDPYVGNAQTAGSFWKKVKFQMDSHLNRESGRTPEMCRSKWKDLKHKVSGFCGIYNVKKSKMSSGQSDEDVFKAAVALYMRKYNNKSGFPHVEAWQVLRGGPKWSEVLTLEGICEESGSKRARTEGSVHVRSSGEPSVHIDLNEDHLDQEEEGGNDMDDAPVHQARPVPPRRKAKAKHTTPSASTTSEEFLKMVAELKCDNEDKKRAREEKMQMQKAMMDSYMAAEEARRKREEEMTRMVQSQQRQNDMDFVIRPHDHLSGPMLEMVLAQKRALCEQYG, encoded by the exons ATGAATAGGGGGAAGAAACCAAAAGAACCCACTTACTCAAATCTACCCAAAAAACGCAGAAACGCGCCACCGCTAAACAATCGCGATATTATGCCACCTCCTCCTTCGCAAAAAAATACGGCCGAAGATGTGTATAGGCCACAACGTGTTGAAGATTTCTTGAATAGTATGGATCCATTGTTTTTCGATTCTGTCCCGTCAAGT gttgaagatgaagaagaagaagaagaagaagaagaagacgtgGAGGAGGAAGAGGTGGAAGCAATACCCGAGACCCAAGTCTCGGTTAAAGGTAAAAGAGAGTGTCGAAATTGGGGGAAGGATGAAGAGGCGTGTTTGGCAAAAGCTTGGTTAAACGTTTCTGAGGATCCATACGTCGGAAACGCCCAAACGGCGGGTTCGTTTTGGAAGAAGGTGAAGTTTCAGATGGACTCACACTTGAACCGTGAGTCGGGACGTACTCCTGAAATGTGTCGGtcgaaatggaaggatttgaagcATAAGGTGTCGGGTTTTTGTGGTATTTACAATGTGAAGAAAAGTAAGATGTCGAGTGGCCAAAGTGACGAGGATGTGTTTAAGGCGGCCGTGGCATTGTATATGCGGAAATACAATAACAAGTCCGGGTTTCCGCATGTAGAGGCGTGGCAGGTTTTGAGGGGAGGACCGAAATGGTCGGAGGTTCTTACTTTGGAGGGGATTTGTGAGGAGTCGGGTAGCAAAAGGGCAAGAACGGAAGGGTCTGTCCATGTACGTTCATCAGGGGAGCCATCGGTCCATATTGACTTGAATGAGGACCACTTGGACCAAGAAGAGGAGGGAGGGAACGACATGGATGATGCACCAGTACATCAGGCTAGACCCGTGCCACCCCGCCGTAAAGCTAAGGCTAAGCATACTACTCCTTCCGCCTCTACTACATCTGAGGAGTTCTTGAAGATGGTCGCGGAGTTGAAATGCGACAATGAGGATAAAAAACGAGCTCGGGAGGAGAAGATGCAGATGCAGAAGGCGATGATGGATAGCTATATGGCGGCGGAGGAGGCTAGGAGGAAACGGGAGGAGGAGATGACACGGATGGTCCAGAGTCAGCAACGACAGAATGATATGGACTTCGTGATCAGGCCACACGATCACCTCAGCGGGCCGATGTTGGAGATGGTTTTGGCGCAGAAACGCGCCCTTTGTGAGCAGTACGGATGA
- the LOC122578181 gene encoding general transcription and DNA repair factor IIH helicase subunit XPB1-like — MGHGEKSGRPSKKHKSSSSSAKHEDHRAAAFEEDEAYYGQDFGDDDHHFDGDGEGSKRDFTKLELKKDHANRPLWACADGRIFLETFSSLYKQAYDFLIAIAEPVCRPESMHEYNLTPHSLYAAVSVGLETETIISVLNKLSKTKLPKEMIDFIHASTANYGKVKLVLKKNRYLVESPFPEVLKKLADDPVISRARIFNEGGDGFTVGKTTGEIEGTHDELLNEAQLAAVAEEKEAHSFEIDPAHVENVKQQCLPNNLNYPMLEEYDFRNDSINPDLEMELKPQAQPRPYQEKSLSKMFGNGRARSGIIVLPCGAGKSLVGVSAACRIKKSCLCLATNAVSVDQWAFQFKLWSNIRDEHICRFTSDSKERFRGNAGVVVTTYNMVAFGGKRSEESEKIIEEIRNREWGLLLMDEVHVVPAAMFRKVISITKSHCKLGLTATLVREDERITDLNFLIGPKLYEANWLDLVKGGFIANVQCAEVWCPMTKEFFAEYLKKENSKKKQALYVMNPNKFRACEFLIRFHEQQRGDKIIVFADNLFALTEYAMKLRKPMIYGATSHIERTKILEAFKTSKDVNTVFLSKVGDNSIDIPEANVIIQISSHAGSRRQEAQRLGRILRAKGRLQDRMAGGKEEYNAFFYSLVSTDTQEMYYSTKRQQFLIDQGYSFKVITSLPPPDTGAELSYHRLEDQLSLLGKVLSAGDDMVGLEILEDDTDEVALQKAKARRRMGSMSAMSGAQGMYYQEFRNGQKVGTKSKPKDPTKRHSLFKKRFV, encoded by the exons ATGGGACACG GTGAGAAAAGTGGCAGACCTAGCAAGAAACATAAATCCTCATCCTCATCTGCCAAG CATGAGGACCATAGAGCGGCTGCTTTTGAGGAAGATGAAGCATATTACGGTCAAGATTTTGGTGACGATGATCATCATTTTGATG GTGACGGTGAAGGCAGTAAGAGAGATTTCACCAAACTGGAACTTAAAAAAGATCACGCCAATCGTCCGTTATGGGCTTGTGCTGATGGCCGAATCTTTCTTGAGACCTTTTCCTCTTTGTATAAACAAGCTTATGATTTCTTAATTGCTATTGCAGAGCCCGTGTGTAG GCCCGAATCAATGCACGAATATAACCTTACCCCGCACTCACTTTACGCGGCTGTGTCGGTGGGATTAGAAACTGAAACTATCATATCTGTTTTGAACAAGCTTTCAAAGACCAAGCTCCCaaaagaaatgatcgattttatacACGCATCCACTGCCAATTATGGCAAAGTGAAACTCGTGTTGAAGAAGAACCGCTACCTTGTGGAATCTCCTTTCCCAGAG GTATTGAAGAAATTGGCAGATGATCCAGTGATAAGTCGAGCAAGGATTTTCAACGAG GGAGGTGATGGATTCACTGTTGGTAAAACAACTGGTGAAATTGAAGGTACACATGATGAGTTGCTAAACGAAGCACAGTTGGCTGCTGTAGCTGAAGAAAAAGAAGCTCATTCGTTTGAAATTGATCCTGCTCAC GTCGAAAATGTAAAGCAGCAATGCCTGCCAAATAATCTAAACTATCCCATGTTGGAGGAGTATGATTTCCGCAATGATAGT ATCAATCCAGACCTTGAGATGGAATTAAAGCCTCAAGCACAACCTCGACCGTATCAAGAAAAGAGTCTTAGTAAGATGTTTGGAAACG GCAGAGCAAGGTCTGGTATCATTGTCTTACCATGTGGTGCCGGAAAGTCATTAGTGGGTGTTTCAGCTGCCTGTCGGATAAAGAAAAGTTGCCTATGTTTAGCTACAAATGCCGTTTCAGTGGATCAGTGGGCTTTCCAGTTCAAGCTGTGGTCAAACATTCGAGATGAACATATATGTCGATTTACATCTGATAGCAAAGAAAGGTTTCGTGGGAACGCTGGAGTTGTTGTGACCACATATAACATGGTTGCGTTTGGTGGTAAGCGATCCGAGGAATCTGAAAAGATCATCGAGGAAATCAGAAATAGAGAATGGGGTTTGCTTCTCATGGACGAG GTGCACGTGGTTCCTGCCGCCATGTTTCGTAAAGTCATTAGTATCACTAAATCTCACTGCAAGCTTGGGCTTACTG CTACACTTGTCAGAGAGGATGAAAGGATTACAGATCTGAACTTTCTTATTGGTCCCAAGCTGTATGAGGCGAACTGGCTAGATTTGGTTAAGGGGGGATTTATTGCTAACGTACAATGTGCTGAAGTGTGGTGTCCAATGACGAAAGAGTTTTTTGCTGAATATCTGAAGAAGGAAAACTCTAAGAAGAAACAG GCACTATACGTGATGAACCCGAACAAGTTTAGAGCCTGCGAGTTTTTGATACGATTCCATGAACAGCAACGTGGCGATAAGATAATTGTTTTTGCTGATAATCTTTTTGCACTCACAGAATATGCAATGAAACTTCGCAAACCGATGATTTATGGTGCCACAAG CCATATTGAAAGGACAAAGATACTGGAGGCTTTCAAGACTAGCAAAGATGTTAACACTGTTTTCCTTTCAAAA GTGGGTGACAATTCAATAGATATTCCTGAAGCAAATGTAATTATTCAAATTTCATCTCATGCTGGTTCAAGACGTCAAGAAGCCCAACGGCTCGGGCGTATTCTCAGGGCAaag GGTCGTCTCCAGGATAGAATGGCAGGAGGAAAAGAGGAATACAATGCTTTTTTCTACTCCCTAGTATCTACAGATACACAG GAAATGTATTACTCAACCAAGAGGCAGCAATTTCTGATCGATCAAGGTTATAGCTTTAAG GTGATAACAAGCCTGCCTCCACCAGACACAGGGGCAGAGTTGAGCTATCACCGTCTGGAGGATCAACTGTCTCTTCTTGGGAAG GTGTTAAGTGCTGGTGACGATATGGTTGGTTTGGAAATACTGGAAGATGATACAGATGAAGTAGCACTTCAGAAAGCTAAAGCCCGTCGTCGAATGGGGTCTATGAGTGCCATGTCAGGAGCTCAAGGGATGTATTATCAGGAGTTCAG GAATGGACAAAAAGTAGGTACTAAGAGCAAGCCCAAGGATCCAACAAAGAGACATTCACTTTTCAAAAAGCGTTTTGTATGA
- the LOC122578459 gene encoding probable E3 ubiquitin-protein ligase RHB1A, producing MGCCSSTNRVDWNDRLYHYPVVSQERRPLPIRSSAASVIPTGLLVDTNLDTSIPDTYRQPPAPIPYDANPQGSANNIDGSAIKQQPLLQTNDSVPIGETKASDDSGENVAKEALESVVADEIDTDLDKYDELKKSSTPFVAPEECPTCLEEYDEENPKIVTKCEHHFHLSCILEWMERSNTCPVCDQEMELYIPISD from the exons ATGGGCTGCTGTTCTTCTACAAACCGGGTAGACTGGAATGATCGATTGTATCAT TATCCAGTAGTGTCTCAGGAGCGTCGTCCATTACCAATCCGCAGTAGTGCAGCTTCTGTTATACCTACAGGCCTTTTAGTTGATACAAATTTAGATACTTCCATACCCGACACTTATAGGCAGCCACCAGCACCTATACCATACGATGCAAATCCTCAAGGTTCTGCAAACAATATAGACGGTTCTGCTATTAAGCAACAACCGCTACTGCAAACAAATGATTCTGTCCCTATTGGAGAAACAAAAGCTAGCGATGATAGTGGCGAAAATGTGGCCAAAGAAGCATTGGAATCTGTTGTGGCAGACGAGATTGATACTGATCTCGACAAGTATGATGAACTCAAGAAGTCAAGCACGCCTTTTGTAGCTCCAGAGGAGTGTCCTACATGTCTTGAAG AATATGATGAAGAAAATCCGAAAATAGTCACCAAATGCGAGCATCATTTTCACTTGTCGTGCATTCTCGAATGGATGGAAAGAAGTAACACTTGCCCTGTGTGTGATCAG GAGATGGAACTCTACATCCCGATCAGTGACTAG
- the LOC122611189 gene encoding ethylene receptor 1: MMDSCNCIEPQWPADELLMKYQYISDFFIALAYFSIPLELIYFVKKSAVFPYRWVLVQFGAFIVLCGATHLINLWTFNVHTRTVAIVMTTAKVLTAAVSCATALMLVHIIPDLLSVKTRELFLKNKAAELDREMGIIRTQEETGRHVRMLTHEIRSTLNRHTILKTTLVELGRTLGLEECALWMPTRSGLELQLSYTLRHQNPVGFTVPIQSPAINQVFSTNRAVKISPNSPVARLRPASGKYMLGEVVAVRVPLLHLSNFQIYDWPELTTKRYALMVLMLPSDSARQWHVHELELVEVVADQVAVALSHAAILEESMRARDLLMEQNVALDLARREAETAVRARNDFLAVMNHEMRTPMHAIIALSSLLQETDLTPEQRLMVETILKSSNLLATLINDVLDLSRLEDGSLELDTATFNLHALFKEVLNLIRPVASVKRLFVTLSLSSDLPEYAIGDEKRLMQIILNIVGNAVKFSKEGSISISAVMAKPDSLRDPRSPDFFPIPGDNSFYMRVQVKDTGIGISQQDIPKLFTKFAENQSATSRNPGGSGLGLAICKRFVNLMEGNIWVESEGVGKGSTAIFYVKLGYTARLNESRLPHMRLPAKLGQTSFSGLKVLVIDDNGVSRTATRGLLMHLGCDVTTVSSGEDCLQVITKEHKVVFMDVSLPGSDSYNVARLLQEKFPKRHEKPLIVALTGHTDKSAKESLLRVGMDGVILKPVSVEKMRVALSELLEHKKVLHDT; this comes from the exons ATGATGGATTCTTGCAATTGCATCGAGCCACAATGGCCGGCTGATGAATTGCTGATGAAGTATCAGTATATATCAGATTTCTTTATTGCTCTTGCATATTTCTCCATTCCGTTGGAGTTGATATACTTTGTTAAAAAGTCGGCCGTTTTTCCCTATAGATGGGTACTTGTTCAGTTTGGTGCTTTTATTGTACTGTGTGGAGCTACACATCTAATTAACTTATGGACATTTAATGTGCATACAAGAACAGTAGCTATTGTAATGACCACTGCTAAAGTTTTGACTGCGGCAGTGTCGTGTGCAACTGCACTTATGTTAGTACACATTATACCTGATTTACTTAGTGTGAAAACTAGAgagttatttttgaaaaataaggcTGCTGAACTGGATCGTGAAATGGGTATTATTCGTACACAAGAAGAAACTGGTCGACATGTTAGAATGCTAACCCATGAAATTAGAAGCACTCTTAACAGACATACTATATTAAAGACGACACTTGTTGAATTGGGGAGAACATTGGGCTTAGAAGAGTGTGCTCTTTGGATGCCAACTCGTAGTGGTTTAGAGCTTCAACTCTCTTATACTCTTCGCCATCAAAATCCAGTTGGTTTTACGGTTCCGATTCAGTCTCCTGCAATCAATCAAGTTTTTAGTACTAACCGTGCTGTTAAGATATCTCCTAATAGTCCTGTTGCTAGACTTCGCCCAGCTTCTGGCAAATATATGCTTGGGGAGGTTGTTGCTGTGAGGGTCCCGCTTTTACATCTCAGTAATTTTCAGATTTATGACTGGCCAGAACTAACAACAAAACGTTATGCATTGATGGTTTTAATGCTTCCTTCGGATAGTGCAAGGCAATGGCATGTTCATGAGTTGGAGCTTGTTGAAGTGGTCGCTGATCAG GTTGCTGTCGCTCTTTCACATGCTGCAATCTTAGAAGAGTCTATGAGGGCCCGGGACTTGCTTATGGAGCAAAATGTGGCCCTTGATCTTGCAAGAAGAGAAGCTGAAACTGCTGTTCGAGCACGTAATGATTTTCTTGCTGTTATGAACCATGAAATGAGAACTCCAATGCATGCAATTATTGCACTTTCGTCATTACTACAAGAAACTGATTTGACACCAGAGCAAAGGCTCATGGTTGAGACCATCCTCAAGAGCAGTAACTTGCTTGCCACACTAATTAATGATGTATTGGATCTTTCGAGGCTAGAAGATGGTAGCCTTGAACTTGATACTGCAACTTTTAACCTTCATGCTCTCTTCAAGGAG GTTCTAAACTTGATTCGGCCAGTTGCATCAGTCAAAAGGTTGTTTGTTACATTGAGCCTTTCTTCGGATTTGCCAGAATACGCCATTGGTGACGAGAAGAGACTTATGCAAATAATTCTAAATATCGTTGGGAATGCGGTGAAATTTTCAAAAGAAGGCAGCATATCGATTTCTGCTGTCATGGCAAAACCAGATTCTTTAAGGGATCCTCGATCTCCTGATTTTTTTCCAATCCCTGgtgataatagtttttatatgCGTGTTCAG GTGAAAGACACAGGAATCGGAATTAGCCAACAAGACATCCCTAAGCTTTTTACGAAATTTGCAGAAAACCAATCAGCAACAAGTAGAAATCCAGGTGGCAGTGGACTTGGCCTTGCCATTTGTAAAAG ATTTGTGAATCTTATGGAAGGTAATATATGGGTTGAAAGTGAAGGTGTTGGCAAGGGATCTACTGCAATCTTTTATGTCAAACTCGGATATACTGCACGTTTAAATGAATCCAGACTCCCTCATATGAGACTTCCGGCAAAACTTGGGCAGACAAGTTTTTCAGGACTCAAAGTATTAGTCATCGATGACAACGG TGTTAGCAGAACAGCTACCAGGGGGCTTCTGATGCACCTTGGATGTGATGTGACCACGGTTAGCTCAGGTGAAGACTGCTTACAAGTCATCACCAAAGAACACAAGGTTGTTTTCATGGACGTCTCGTTACCTGGTTCCGACAGTTACAATGTTGCAAGACTTTTGCAGGAAAAGTTCCCAAAACGCCATGAAAAACCACTGATAGTAGCCCTTACCGGCCACACAGACAAGTCAGCAAAAGAAAGCCTGTTGAGAGTTGGAATGGATGGAGTTATACTGAAACCTGTTTCAGTGGAGAAGATGAGAGTTGCTTTATCTGAGCTTTTAGAGCATAAAAAGGTTCTACATGACACATAG